Below is a window of Leuconostoc gasicomitatum LMG 18811 DNA.
TTATTTTCTGAAATCTTTAAATTTAACAAAAACGGATATTATTATTTTAGATCGTGCAACCAATATAGGAAGTACTATTTTTAAATATAGTGCGCCAGCAAAATTGGGTGTTGTTGTTCATGCTGAACATTTTAATGATAATCAAACCGATGAACAAAATGTGTTGTGGAATAATTTTTATGAATACCAATTTGATCAAGTCAAAAATGTTGATTTTTTAATCACAGCAACACAGTCACAAGAAGAAGTGTTAAGACGCCACTTTGATCAATACACTGCATACACACCGAATATTGTTACAATTCCTGTTGGAAATTTAGATAAGTTGCATATACCGTTAAAAGCAAGAAAGACACATTCGCTGATAACGGCTTCTCGATTAGCAAATGAGAAGCATGTTGATTGGCTAGTAAGCGCTGTGATTAAGGCAAAAGAGGTTGTTCCAGATATCACTTTTGATATTTATGGTAAAGGTGGTGAAGAACAAAAAATCAGGAAAATCATTAACGATAACCATGCACAGGATTATATTAAACTAATGGGCCATTCAGAGTTAACACAAGTTTATCAAAAATATGATGCCTATATTTCCGCTTCGACAAGTGAAGGTTTTGGCTTAACGTTAATGGAGGCGGTCGGATCAGGATTACCTATAATTGGATTTGATGTACGATATGGCAATCAAACTTTTATTCAAAATAAAAAGAATGGGTACCTAATAACTTATGATAAATCAGATGATATAAGTATTATCATCAGTAAACTAACGCATGATATCATTGTACTTTATACAGAGCATCATCTAGCTGATTTTGAACAGCAATCTTATAATATTGCAAAAGATTATTTGATCGATGAGGTACAACAAAAATGGCAAAATTTGATCGAAAGGGCGTTAAATGATTAATTTATTTGATAGATACACGCAATCAAGTCGTGATTTACATGATTCTTTAAAAGCTGCTGGTTATGATCAAGCAACTGTAGTTGTGACAGAAGATGGTTTTTTACCAGATCATGTCAGTTCTCCTTTTTCATATTATACAAAAATATACGAGCAAGTTGGCCGTCCGTTGTACTTTAATCAAGTAGACTGCCCTAATTTTTGGGAGATTCGTGGTAACAATCACGATGCCACTATTTATGATGAAGATAAAAAAATGGCAAATATTATTTATGTTCCAAATCTTGCTCATAAACGCTATGTTCAAAAAGTTGAATGGTTAGACTTAAATGGGCACATTCGCAGCGTTGACCATTATAGTAAAAATGGCAATAAGTTTGCGCATACGAATTATAATATAATGAATCAACCAACGATAACGACATATTATAGTGTTGATAATCATGAAATAATTGTTGAAAATCACATTACAAAAGATATTATTTTAAATTTAAATCAGCAAGTATATATTTTTAAATCGCGTGCAGATTTCGTCACTTATTATTTAAAAAGTGTATATGGTAATGATATGAATCGTATTTTATATAATTCA
It encodes the following:
- the gtfA gene encoding accessory Sec system glycosyltransferase GtfA; this encodes MTIYSFNLGIGWASSGVEYAQLYRAQIFRNLKQKAKFVFLDLITGDNIEHLTHNIGFTDDEIIWIYQYFSDIKIEPTSYSLKQLENSFSLSFDRIEQNTGYVRYIFDKANVMVTAYFAKKNKNVVERAEYVSRGKLIRKDYYTHTKLFSEYYTPRDNRAYVYERRFFNQDGSIALEEIVDGESSMFRLKNQVIQGKNGLIAYFLKSLNLTKTDIIILDRATNIGSTIFKYSAPAKLGVVVHAEHFNDNQTDEQNVLWNNFYEYQFDQVKNVDFLITATQSQEEVLRRHFDQYTAYTPNIVTIPVGNLDKLHIPLKARKTHSLITASRLANEKHVDWLVSAVIKAKEVVPDITFDIYGKGGEEQKIRKIINDNHAQDYIKLMGHSELTQVYQKYDAYISASTSEGFGLTLMEAVGSGLPIIGFDVRYGNQTFIQNKKNGYLITYDKSDDISIIISKLTHDIIVLYTEHHLADFEQQSYNIAKDYLIDEVQQKWQNLIERALND